The Sinomicrobium kalidii genome contains a region encoding:
- a CDS encoding C40 family peptidase has protein sequence MQYGICNLSIVPLRSHPSDTAELTSQALYGEHFKVLEQQKYWSRIRLAADRHEGWIDNKQFLKIEEETYKKVDKGTPRLSADMVEFITDHNGQLMPIPVGAHVCSSSLLSHHFEGNVRSGKQAKENLVETAFLFLNSPHQHGGKTPFGIDAAGLAQMVYKLNGYPLLRGAAQQATQGEPLSFIEESEPGDLAFFDDDEGNIVHVGIIMKDNYVIHAYGKVRIDRIDHTGIFSVEARRHTHKLRVIKKII, from the coding sequence ATGCAATACGGAATTTGTAACCTCAGTATCGTTCCTTTACGATCTCATCCCTCAGATACGGCCGAACTCACCTCCCAGGCCCTGTACGGTGAACATTTCAAGGTATTAGAACAACAAAAATACTGGAGCAGAATCCGTCTTGCAGCCGACCGGCATGAAGGGTGGATCGATAACAAACAGTTCCTCAAGATCGAAGAGGAAACGTATAAAAAGGTAGACAAGGGTACTCCCCGCCTGTCTGCCGACATGGTAGAATTCATCACGGACCATAACGGACAGCTTATGCCGATACCCGTAGGGGCACATGTGTGTTCCTCTTCCCTGCTTTCACACCATTTTGAAGGCAATGTCCGATCGGGTAAACAAGCCAAGGAGAACCTGGTGGAAACCGCGTTTTTATTCCTGAACTCCCCCCATCAGCACGGTGGTAAAACACCCTTTGGCATCGATGCGGCAGGACTTGCACAAATGGTGTACAAGCTGAATGGTTATCCGTTGTTGAGGGGAGCTGCACAACAAGCCACACAGGGCGAGCCCCTGAGCTTTATCGAAGAATCCGAACCGGGCGACCTGGCCTTTTTTGACGATGACGAAGGGAATATTGTACATGTAGGCATTATTATGAAAGACAATTACGTAATCCACGCCTACGGTAAGGTACGTATTGACCGTATAGACCATACCGGGATTTTTAGTGTGGAAGCCAGGAGGCACACGCATAAACTCCGGGTGATCAAAAAGATCATTTGA
- the ettA gene encoding energy-dependent translational throttle protein EttA: MSDDKKVIFSMSGVSKTYQSTNKTVLKDIYLSFFYGAKIGILGLNGSGKSTLLKIIAGVEKNYQGDVVFSPGYSVGYLEQEPKLDEEKTVIEIVKEGVAEVVTVLDEYNKINDMFGLPEVYEDADKMQKLMDKQAELQDKIDATNAWELDTKLEIAMDALRTPEPDTPVKVLSGGERRRVALCRLLLQQPDILLLDEPTNHLDAESVLWLEQHLQQYSGTVIAVTHDRYFLDNVAGWILELDRGEGIPWKGNYSSWLDQKSKRLAQEQKQASKRQKTLERELEWVRMAPKGRQAKQKARLNNYDKLLNEDQKQLDEKLEIYIPNGPRLGTNVIESKGVAKAFGDKLLYDNLNFKLPQAGIVGIIGPNGAGKTTIFKMIMGEEKPDKGEFVVGETAKIAYVDQKHANINPEKSIWENFSDGQELVMMGGKQVNSRAYLSRFNFSGSEQNKKVSALSGGERNRLHLAMTLKEEGNVLLLDEPTNDLDVNTLRALEEGLENFAGCAVVISHDRWFLDRICTHILAFEGNSEVYFFEGGFSDYEENKRKRLGAEVTPKRIKYKKLIRE, encoded by the coding sequence ATGTCAGACGATAAGAAAGTCATATTTTCAATGTCAGGCGTTTCCAAAACGTACCAGAGTACAAATAAAACCGTGCTTAAAGACATTTACTTAAGCTTTTTTTACGGGGCCAAGATCGGTATACTCGGACTTAACGGTTCAGGGAAATCCACTTTGCTGAAAATTATTGCCGGAGTGGAAAAGAATTACCAGGGCGATGTCGTTTTTTCGCCGGGGTATTCCGTAGGATACCTGGAACAGGAACCGAAACTGGATGAAGAAAAAACGGTGATCGAGATCGTTAAGGAAGGCGTTGCCGAGGTGGTAACGGTACTTGATGAATACAACAAGATCAACGATATGTTCGGATTGCCGGAGGTTTATGAGGATGCCGATAAAATGCAAAAACTCATGGACAAGCAGGCCGAATTGCAGGATAAGATCGATGCTACCAATGCCTGGGAGCTGGACACCAAGCTGGAGATCGCTATGGATGCCCTGCGTACACCTGAACCGGATACGCCCGTTAAGGTGTTGTCGGGAGGAGAACGCAGGCGTGTGGCCCTTTGCAGGCTGCTTTTACAACAACCGGACATCTTACTGCTGGATGAGCCTACCAACCACCTCGATGCCGAATCCGTGCTTTGGCTGGAGCAACATTTACAGCAATACAGCGGAACGGTCATTGCCGTAACGCACGACCGTTATTTCCTGGACAATGTTGCAGGATGGATACTGGAACTGGACAGGGGCGAAGGCATTCCGTGGAAAGGGAACTACTCTTCATGGCTCGACCAGAAATCCAAACGCCTGGCCCAGGAACAAAAACAGGCCTCCAAGCGGCAGAAGACCCTGGAACGGGAGCTCGAGTGGGTGCGTATGGCCCCGAAAGGGCGACAGGCCAAACAAAAAGCACGTCTCAATAATTACGATAAACTGCTCAATGAAGACCAGAAGCAACTGGATGAAAAACTGGAGATCTACATTCCCAACGGTCCCAGGCTGGGAACTAATGTTATAGAATCCAAGGGAGTAGCCAAGGCATTCGGTGACAAACTGCTCTATGACAACCTGAATTTTAAACTTCCCCAGGCGGGAATAGTAGGGATTATTGGCCCTAACGGTGCCGGAAAGACCACCATTTTTAAAATGATCATGGGGGAAGAAAAGCCGGACAAGGGGGAATTTGTTGTCGGAGAGACGGCCAAGATCGCTTATGTAGATCAAAAACACGCCAACATCAATCCGGAAAAATCCATTTGGGAAAACTTTTCCGACGGACAGGAACTGGTGATGATGGGCGGGAAACAGGTGAATTCCAGGGCCTATCTCAGCCGTTTTAACTTTTCGGGAAGTGAACAGAACAAAAAGGTGTCTGCATTGTCCGGCGGTGAACGAAACCGGCTTCACCTGGCCATGACCCTCAAAGAAGAGGGTAACGTACTGCTCCTGGACGAACCGACGAACGACCTTGATGTAAATACGCTCAGGGCACTGGAAGAAGGGTTGGAAAACTTTGCCGGCTGTGCTGTTGTCATTTCACACGACCGTTGGTTCCTGGATCGTATCTGTACCCATATCCTGGCTTTTGAAGGAAATTCCGAAGTGTACTTTTTTGAAGGCGGTTTTTCTGATTATGAAGAAAACAAACGCAAGCGCCTGGGTGCCGAAGTAACGCCCAAAAGGATCAAATACAAGAAACTTATCAGGGAATAA
- a CDS encoding SIR2 family NAD-dependent protein deacylase, which translates to MKKIVVLTGAGISAESGINTFRDADGLWEGHDVMEVASPEGFRKNPALVLDFYNKRRRRLFEVEPNTAHYALADLQSEYEVTVVTQNVDNLHERAGSKNVVHLHGELLKARSTFDEALIYDWKKDIRMGDFCEHHHQLRPHIVWFGEAVPMMDKAIEEVSRAHILMVVGTSMQVYPAAGLVHYTKKNVPLYFIDPKPNITEDSVPNLTIISEKATTGVPKAISLLKNSK; encoded by the coding sequence ATGAAAAAAATTGTTGTTTTAACAGGTGCGGGAATCAGTGCGGAAAGCGGGATCAACACCTTCAGGGATGCCGACGGACTCTGGGAAGGCCACGATGTCATGGAAGTGGCCTCACCGGAAGGTTTCCGGAAAAATCCGGCCCTGGTACTCGATTTTTACAACAAACGGAGACGCCGGCTTTTTGAAGTGGAGCCCAATACCGCCCATTATGCACTGGCAGACCTGCAATCCGAATATGAAGTGACCGTTGTTACCCAGAATGTAGACAACCTTCACGAACGTGCGGGCAGTAAAAATGTGGTCCACCTGCACGGCGAACTGCTGAAGGCCCGGAGTACTTTTGACGAAGCCCTTATCTACGACTGGAAAAAAGATATCCGCATGGGCGATTTCTGCGAACACCACCACCAGTTAAGACCCCATATTGTCTGGTTCGGTGAAGCCGTTCCCATGATGGATAAGGCGATTGAAGAGGTAAGCCGGGCCCATATCCTGATGGTTGTGGGCACTTCCATGCAGGTATATCCCGCCGCCGGACTGGTCCACTACACGAAGAAAAACGTCCCCCTCTATTTTATCGACCCGAAACCCAATATTACAGAAGACAGCGTTCCCAACCTCACAATTATTTCCGAAAAAGCAACAACCGGCGTTCCCAAAGCCATCTCGTTACTCAAAAATTCAAAATAA
- a CDS encoding phosphatase PAP2 family protein, whose translation MPGAFALFLRRITLICIVVFSIVCRGQEQEKSKDEQTLWQLFKYDGANMFGGIAHAYSRPFHWEGDDWLTFGGVMAGTGLLYLADEETSDFFMRQRDDIPKGIRDYGWYYGSPQNNYMLTGAVYLTGLFTKNEKWRRTGVLLIASASAAGFLQQVSKLMVGRARPRTGKSSDTFKPFPNDADYHSFPSGHAILSFTNAYALAKLVNNPWARAGIYTVGLIPPVSRLWEGAHWLTDVTLSIALSIATVEAIDRYLDTKYESPYRRKNKKVSWNLNLGPGSVGIIGVF comes from the coding sequence ATGCCCGGAGCTTTTGCTTTGTTTTTACGGAGAATCACACTGATTTGCATTGTGGTATTTTCCATAGTGTGCCGTGGACAGGAACAGGAAAAATCAAAAGATGAACAGACCCTCTGGCAGCTGTTTAAATATGACGGTGCCAATATGTTTGGCGGGATAGCACATGCATACAGTCGCCCTTTTCACTGGGAAGGGGACGACTGGCTCACCTTTGGCGGGGTGATGGCCGGCACGGGCCTGCTTTATCTCGCCGATGAGGAGACCAGCGATTTCTTTATGCGGCAGCGCGATGATATCCCGAAGGGAATACGCGATTACGGCTGGTATTACGGCAGTCCGCAAAACAACTATATGCTTACGGGGGCGGTGTACCTCACAGGACTGTTCACTAAAAATGAAAAATGGCGAAGGACGGGGGTACTGCTCATCGCTTCGGCAAGTGCCGCCGGGTTCCTGCAACAGGTAAGCAAGTTAATGGTGGGGCGTGCACGGCCGAGAACGGGGAAATCCAGCGATACCTTCAAACCCTTTCCCAATGATGCGGATTACCATTCTTTTCCTTCGGGGCATGCCATACTATCCTTTACCAATGCCTATGCCCTGGCCAAACTGGTAAACAATCCCTGGGCAAGGGCGGGAATTTATACCGTAGGTCTCATCCCGCCCGTTTCGCGACTTTGGGAAGGGGCACACTGGCTCACCGATGTTACCCTGAGTATTGCGTTGAGCATAGCCACGGTTGAGGCGATAGACCGTTATCTCGATACGAAATACGAATCGCCCTACCGCAGGAAGAATAAAAAAGTGTCGTGGAACCTGAATCTGGGTCCCGGAAGTGTGGGGATCATCGGGGTGTTTTAA
- a CDS encoding TrmH family RNA methyltransferase, with protein sequence MADTALLEYLERFLTEERRQKFADVLSRRTKHFTVAIQDVFQVHNTSAVIRSCDVFGIQEAHIIEERFGNRLDKNIAMGAQKWVDVHRHASTDDCIKELRRQGYRIIATTPHNDSCFVDEFDVSQRSALFFGTEKDGLSDDVMDQADGFLKIPMAGFTESLNISVSAAIILHTLTGKLKKSGIPWQLSEEEMLEKRMDWSRKSIKSVEEILRRYYAGTEK encoded by the coding sequence ATGGCAGATACAGCATTGTTAGAATACCTGGAGCGTTTTTTGACCGAAGAACGGAGACAAAAGTTTGCAGACGTATTGTCGCGGCGTACCAAACATTTTACCGTGGCCATACAGGATGTATTCCAGGTGCACAATACCAGTGCGGTAATACGCAGCTGTGATGTTTTCGGTATTCAGGAGGCGCACATCATAGAGGAACGTTTCGGTAACAGGCTGGATAAGAATATAGCCATGGGTGCACAGAAATGGGTTGATGTTCACAGGCATGCTTCCACCGATGACTGTATAAAGGAACTCAGAAGGCAGGGTTACCGGATCATAGCGACCACTCCCCACAACGATTCCTGTTTTGTGGATGAATTTGATGTATCGCAAAGGTCGGCGTTGTTCTTTGGTACTGAGAAAGACGGGCTCTCCGATGATGTTATGGATCAGGCCGACGGTTTTTTAAAAATACCGATGGCCGGGTTTACGGAAAGCCTGAATATTTCGGTTTCGGCTGCCATTATCCTGCATACCCTGACGGGAAAACTGAAAAAATCGGGAATCCCCTGGCAGCTTTCGGAAGAGGAGATGCTTGAAAAACGGATGGACTGGTCGCGGAAATCGATAAAAAGCGTTGAGGAAATACTCAGGCGGTATTATGCCGGTACGGAAAAGTAG
- a CDS encoding CAL67264 family membrane protein: MGMNKNTIFGWASFIMFLIGTALVLLGVLKYRDYAIGFSVVGIGFFAMSWIFNALKGRV; encoded by the coding sequence ATGGGAATGAATAAGAATACGATATTCGGTTGGGCCTCCTTTATCATGTTTTTAATAGGCACGGCACTGGTATTGCTGGGCGTCTTGAAATACAGGGACTACGCCATAGGTTTTTCGGTAGTGGGAATCGGGTTTTTTGCCATGTCGTGGATCTTTAATGCGCTGAAGGGAAGGGTTTGA
- a CDS encoding adenylosuccinate lyase, which translates to MQNNIYDKLHYVNALRKHRKALSDEILNTPALFPDLLEACFVKDEKISAKACWVLEFVCKEKPEWILPYADTFVGNICKLKAHGAIRSSGKICEILCERYFSEHRNSVKNSLTEDHLRKITETCFDWLIGDEKVAVKAYAMHSLFLLGKKFQWIYPELRLVLEQGYNEHSAAYRARAKHILDRIGKRKQYGE; encoded by the coding sequence TTGCAAAACAACATCTACGACAAACTCCACTACGTAAATGCCCTGCGGAAACACCGGAAAGCACTTTCCGATGAAATTCTCAATACCCCTGCCCTGTTCCCGGACCTGCTGGAAGCCTGTTTCGTTAAAGATGAAAAGATCTCGGCCAAAGCCTGCTGGGTACTGGAATTCGTTTGCAAGGAAAAACCGGAGTGGATACTTCCGTACGCAGATACCTTTGTCGGTAATATCTGTAAATTAAAAGCCCACGGCGCCATACGGTCTTCAGGAAAGATTTGCGAGATCCTTTGTGAGCGTTATTTTAGCGAACACCGGAATTCCGTAAAGAATTCCCTTACCGAAGACCATCTCCGGAAGATCACGGAAACCTGTTTCGACTGGCTTATCGGGGATGAAAAGGTGGCTGTGAAAGCGTACGCCATGCATTCGCTTTTTCTGCTCGGAAAGAAATTTCAATGGATATACCCCGAACTCCGTCTGGTACTCGAACAGGGGTACAATGAACACTCTGCGGCATACCGCGCCAGGGCAAAACATATCCTCGACCGGATCGGGAAAAGAAAACAATACGGGGAATAA
- a CDS encoding carboxypeptidase-like regulatory domain-containing protein yields the protein MKKTIPFILTLFFTILCFSQEAERVKGVVFNTSTDRVMDNVHVVNLNQVIGTVSNSNGEFQITARANDTLYFSFLGFKSIKIRVTNDMLKFEGTRIGMTELAYALEEVVIRPYKLTGYLEIDAKNIPINNAGRYSISGLPKGYEAGSANPGAISKVMGAIFNPVDFLHNIFGKKPREMRKLRKMKEDDEIRNLLASKFDRETLSELLQIDRVDIDEILRNCNYSKDFIRTANDLQILDAIHDCYEEYKVLNRVDNR from the coding sequence GTGAAAAAGACAATTCCATTTATACTCACCCTATTCTTTACGATTTTATGCTTTTCGCAGGAAGCGGAAAGAGTTAAGGGCGTGGTATTCAATACCAGTACGGACAGGGTAATGGACAATGTGCATGTGGTAAACCTGAACCAGGTGATCGGTACTGTTTCCAATTCCAACGGGGAATTCCAGATAACCGCCAGGGCAAACGACACCCTGTACTTTTCATTCCTCGGGTTTAAGTCAATAAAGATCAGGGTCACCAATGACATGCTTAAATTTGAAGGTACCAGGATAGGGATGACAGAGCTTGCCTATGCCCTGGAAGAAGTGGTGATAAGACCTTACAAACTCACAGGTTACCTGGAGATCGATGCCAAGAACATTCCCATAAACAATGCCGGGCGGTACAGTATCTCCGGACTGCCCAAAGGTTATGAAGCGGGAAGCGCCAATCCCGGGGCCATTTCAAAAGTCATGGGAGCCATCTTCAACCCTGTCGATTTCCTGCACAATATATTCGGCAAGAAACCCCGGGAAATGCGCAAGCTCCGAAAAATGAAGGAAGACGATGAAATACGCAACCTCCTCGCCTCGAAATTCGACCGGGAAACCCTGAGTGAACTCCTGCAGATCGATCGCGTGGACATTGACGAAATATTGCGGAACTGTAACTATTCCAAGGATTTTATCCGTACCGCAAACGACCTTCAGATCCTGGATGCCATTCACGATTGTTACGAAGAATACAAAGTGCTTAACCGTGTGGATAACAGGTAA
- a CDS encoding acetyl-CoA C-acyltransferase translates to MTRKVVIVAAVRTPIGSFMGGLSGIPAPRLGAVAIKSALQKVNLEPSKVDEVLMGNVVQAGEGQAPARQAAIYAGIPDTVPCTTVNKVCASGMKAVMQGAQAIALGDAEIIVAGGMENMSSIPHYVHMRKGQKFGPVSMEDGMQKDGLVDAYDQNAMGVCGDACAKEYGFSREDQDNFAVQSYQRSASAWKEGRFADEVVPVEVPQRKGDPVLVKEDEEYKNVILDKIPSLRPAFSKDGTVTAANASTINDGAAALVLMSEEKASELGLTPLATIKGYADAAQEPKWFTTAPAKALPKALEKSGITLEDVDFFEFNEAFSVVGLANMKLLGLTDDKVNVNGGAVSLGHPLGCSGARILVTLIHVLKQNNAKTGAAAICNGGGGASAIVIEK, encoded by the coding sequence ATGACAAGAAAAGTAGTTATAGTAGCTGCGGTAAGGACCCCGATAGGGAGCTTTATGGGTGGCCTCTCGGGCATTCCCGCCCCCAGGTTGGGTGCTGTGGCCATCAAAAGTGCACTGCAAAAAGTAAACCTGGAACCTTCAAAAGTCGATGAAGTATTGATGGGCAATGTAGTACAGGCCGGGGAAGGTCAGGCCCCTGCCCGGCAGGCAGCCATTTATGCCGGAATACCCGATACCGTGCCTTGTACTACGGTCAACAAGGTATGTGCAAGTGGTATGAAAGCCGTAATGCAGGGCGCCCAGGCCATAGCCCTCGGTGATGCGGAAATAATCGTGGCAGGCGGAATGGAAAACATGAGCTCCATTCCCCATTACGTACATATGCGCAAGGGACAGAAATTCGGTCCGGTATCAATGGAAGACGGTATGCAAAAAGACGGACTGGTCGATGCTTACGACCAGAATGCAATGGGCGTATGCGGGGATGCCTGCGCAAAGGAATACGGCTTTTCAAGGGAAGACCAGGACAATTTTGCGGTACAGTCCTATCAAAGGTCTGCCTCGGCATGGAAAGAAGGCCGGTTTGCCGATGAAGTTGTCCCGGTGGAAGTACCACAGCGAAAAGGTGACCCCGTTCTGGTAAAAGAAGATGAAGAATATAAAAATGTGATCCTGGATAAAATACCTTCCCTGCGTCCGGCGTTCTCTAAGGACGGTACGGTGACCGCCGCCAATGCCTCGACCATAAACGACGGTGCCGCCGCACTGGTGTTGATGAGCGAGGAAAAAGCATCGGAACTGGGGCTTACCCCCCTGGCCACGATAAAAGGGTATGCAGATGCCGCCCAGGAACCGAAGTGGTTTACCACAGCCCCCGCCAAGGCATTGCCGAAAGCATTGGAAAAATCGGGGATAACGCTGGAAGACGTCGATTTTTTTGAATTTAACGAAGCCTTTTCCGTAGTGGGACTGGCCAATATGAAGCTACTGGGATTAACCGACGACAAAGTGAATGTAAACGGCGGAGCCGTTTCCCTCGGGCACCCTTTGGGATGCTCGGGCGCACGTATCCTGGTTACCCTTATACACGTTTTAAAACAAAACAACGCAAAAACAGGGGCAGCTGCCATCTGTAACGGCGGAGGCGGCGCTTCGGCCATTGTAATTGAAAAATAA
- a CDS encoding DEAD/DEAH box helicase has protein sequence MNKFEKLGLNEQLLMAIEDMGFETPSEVQEKAIPVLLANDTDMVSLAQTGTGKTAAFGFPLIQKINANDKTTQGLILSPTRELCLQITNELKNYAKYVKGLRVVAIYGGASITEQARDVKRGAQIIVATPGRMQDMINRRMVDITEIEYCVLDEADEMLNMGFYEDISSILSHTPKEKNTWLFSATMPREVATIAKKFMHSPEEITVGTKNSGTDTVQHEYYLVNGRERYLALKRLADANPDIFSVIFCRTKRDTQNVAEKLIEDGYNAAALHGDLSQNQRDMVMKAFRTRQIQMLVATDVAARGIDVDDITHVINYQLPDEIEIYNHRSGRTGRAGKSGISIVIVAKSELRKIKAIEKVLKKQFEAKKIPSSMEICEIQLYHLASKIKNTEINEEVNHYLPAINDVLRDIDREELIKKMVSVEFGRFFNYYKNAKDLNVNATGRDKAPAVDDIPGEGDVRYFINVGERDGYDWKSLKDFLRDTVDLDRDDIFKVDVKESFSFFNTNAAHTEIILQTFTDFKKDGRFVNIEISKNPGGSHKGRGRKRNGNKFSGPNKGFGKKGRKGRRR, from the coding sequence ATGAACAAATTCGAAAAATTAGGACTGAACGAGCAGCTTTTAATGGCTATTGAAGATATGGGTTTTGAAACACCCTCAGAGGTGCAGGAAAAAGCTATACCGGTCCTCCTCGCCAATGATACCGATATGGTATCCCTGGCACAAACAGGAACGGGAAAGACCGCAGCTTTCGGTTTCCCGCTCATCCAGAAGATCAATGCAAACGACAAAACCACACAGGGATTGATCCTTTCCCCTACAAGGGAATTGTGCTTACAAATTACCAATGAACTGAAAAACTATGCCAAATATGTCAAAGGCCTCCGCGTCGTAGCCATTTACGGCGGCGCCAGTATTACCGAACAGGCCAGGGATGTAAAGCGGGGAGCACAGATCATAGTGGCTACTCCGGGAAGAATGCAGGATATGATAAACCGGCGTATGGTGGATATCACCGAAATCGAGTACTGTGTTCTGGATGAAGCAGACGAAATGCTAAACATGGGATTCTACGAAGATATTTCCTCCATCCTTTCGCATACCCCGAAAGAAAAGAACACCTGGCTCTTCTCGGCCACCATGCCCAGAGAAGTGGCGACCATCGCCAAGAAATTCATGCACAGCCCCGAAGAAATCACCGTTGGCACCAAAAATTCGGGAACAGATACGGTACAGCACGAATACTATCTTGTAAACGGAAGGGAACGCTACCTGGCGCTGAAGCGCCTGGCCGATGCCAATCCGGATATATTTTCGGTAATATTCTGCCGTACCAAAAGGGATACACAAAATGTAGCCGAAAAGCTTATCGAAGATGGCTACAATGCTGCGGCCCTTCACGGCGACCTGAGCCAGAACCAGAGGGATATGGTAATGAAAGCCTTCCGGACCAGGCAGATACAGATGCTTGTGGCCACTGACGTAGCCGCAAGGGGAATCGATGTCGATGACATTACCCATGTTATCAACTATCAACTTCCGGACGAAATAGAGATCTATAATCACCGCAGCGGACGAACCGGACGTGCCGGAAAATCCGGGATATCCATAGTGATCGTTGCCAAAAGTGAACTGCGAAAGATAAAAGCCATTGAAAAGGTCTTAAAAAAACAGTTCGAAGCCAAAAAGATCCCGAGCAGTATGGAGATCTGTGAAATACAGCTCTACCACCTGGCCAGTAAAATTAAAAACACGGAGATCAATGAAGAGGTGAACCACTATCTCCCGGCCATCAACGATGTACTCCGTGATATAGACCGCGAAGAGCTCATCAAGAAAATGGTCTCGGTGGAATTCGGCAGGTTCTTCAACTATTACAAAAATGCCAAGGACCTGAACGTAAATGCCACAGGACGCGATAAAGCTCCCGCTGTTGATGATATTCCGGGAGAAGGTGATGTTCGCTATTTTATCAACGTCGGCGAAAGGGACGGTTATGACTGGAAATCCCTGAAGGACTTTTTACGTGATACCGTCGATCTTGACAGGGACGATATCTTTAAAGTGGATGTCAAGGAAAGCTTTTCCTTTTTCAATACGAATGCCGCGCACACTGAAATCATTCTTCAGACCTTTACCGATTTCAAGAAGGACGGCCGTTTTGTGAATATCGAAATTTCCAAGAATCCCGGCGGAAGCCATAAAGGACGGGGCCGAAAACGCAACGGTAACAAGTTTTCCGGGCCCAATAAAGGTTTTGGTAAAAAAGGGAGAAAAGGCAGAAGACGATAA
- a CDS encoding RNA polymerase sigma factor, which produces MMYNLKTYRDREKFFLDLYMSFFPDVAAYIERRGGTLENARDIFQECLVIYYEKITEQQASPVRNEKAYLMGMAKKLWYGMYRDGGKFQKITGQQDIFPGDYADDHMTLSARENILDVLEQTGRRCMNMLKAFYYDKLNMQEMAERFGFGSVRSATVQKYKCLEKVRDKVKEKSLHYEDFTA; this is translated from the coding sequence ATGATGTACAACCTGAAAACATATCGAGACCGGGAAAAGTTTTTCCTGGACCTGTACATGTCTTTTTTCCCCGATGTGGCTGCTTATATAGAAAGACGGGGAGGGACATTGGAAAATGCCAGGGATATTTTCCAGGAATGCCTGGTGATCTATTATGAAAAAATAACTGAACAACAGGCTTCACCGGTGCGAAACGAAAAGGCATACCTGATGGGAATGGCCAAAAAACTCTGGTACGGGATGTACCGGGATGGCGGCAAATTTCAGAAAATAACCGGGCAACAGGATATTTTTCCCGGAGATTATGCAGACGACCACATGACGCTTTCTGCCCGGGAAAATATTCTGGACGTCCTGGAACAAACGGGCCGGAGGTGTATGAATATGCTGAAAGCTTTTTACTACGATAAACTCAATATGCAGGAAATGGCGGAACGTTTTGGGTTCGGCAGCGTGCGTTCGGCCACCGTGCAGAAGTACAAGTGCCTGGAAAAGGTGAGGGACAAGGTAAAAGAAAAATCATTGCATTATGAGGATTTCACTGCTTGA
- a CDS encoding ClpP family protease, with the protein MEILSSVIPMVIDSRDRGERAYDIYSLLLKERIVFLGSPIDAPVANLVVAQLLYLNSQDPKKQVNLYIHSPGGSVYAGMAIYDTIKMMSAPVSTVAVGFTGSMATALLTSGVKGKRYALSHATVHMHPASGGAKGYTEDVRIATHEQERIQAQLFHIIGNNTGHTREEVEELFLRDKFMSAPEAKSYGLVDEIMGDISDVLTLKNPGGKVSFFNSGKN; encoded by the coding sequence ATGGAAATTTTATCCAGTGTAATTCCCATGGTCATCGACAGTCGTGACCGTGGAGAACGGGCCTATGATATTTACAGCCTGTTACTGAAAGAACGCATTGTGTTTTTAGGGTCGCCCATCGACGCCCCGGTGGCCAATCTGGTGGTAGCGCAGTTGCTTTACCTCAACAGTCAGGACCCTAAAAAGCAGGTCAACCTGTATATCCACAGTCCGGGCGGCAGTGTTTATGCCGGAATGGCCATTTACGACACCATTAAAATGATGTCTGCCCCGGTCTCTACGGTAGCCGTCGGGTTTACGGGAAGTATGGCTACAGCGCTCCTCACTTCGGGAGTGAAGGGGAAACGCTACGCACTTTCCCATGCCACGGTACACATGCATCCCGCCAGTGGCGGAGCAAAAGGTTATACCGAGGATGTACGCATAGCCACACACGAGCAGGAGCGTATTCAGGCCCAGTTATTTCATATTATAGGAAATAATACGGGACATACCCGGGAAGAGGTCGAGGAGCTCTTTTTACGTGACAAGTTTATGAGTGCCCCGGAAGCTAAAAGCTACGGACTTGTGGACGAAATAATGGGAGATATCAGCGATGTGCTTACCCTGAAAAATCCGGGGGGCAAGGTTTCTTTTTTTAATTCCGGTAAAAATTGA